One genomic window of Natranaeroarchaeum aerophilus includes the following:
- a CDS encoding orc1/cdc6 family replication initiation protein, with translation MPLFDRDTTIFQDEDVLREDYQPESIQEREEELDAYKTALQPVVNGAQPRNIFLYGKTGVGKTVATRYLLDHLQRDVAEYDDVDLSIVWLNCNNLTSSYQVAAHLVNELRGPNEQISTTGYPQQTIFDMLYDELDSLGETVLIVLDEIDHIGDDDDLLYELPRARANGYLSQGKPGIIGISNDFSFRSGLSPKVKDTLCEEEIHFSPYVANELESILQQRAQNALHEDVLADGVLPLCAALAAQDTGSARQALDLLYKAGDLARSQDVEGVEEKHVREAQRALERGRIKQGMVDLTQHGHLSLVAVLSLALEEETPARVREIYPRYRSAAEYVGTNPLVRRRMHDHLSDLAMQGILSRNTRNEGRAGGKYYVYDLDVAVDMVLDVIEDLETVDLPPDVLRHAP, from the coding sequence ATGCCGCTCTTCGATCGGGACACGACTATTTTTCAGGACGAAGATGTCCTCCGGGAGGACTACCAGCCCGAGTCGATCCAGGAGCGAGAGGAGGAACTCGATGCGTACAAGACGGCGCTTCAGCCGGTAGTAAACGGAGCTCAGCCGCGGAACATCTTCCTGTACGGGAAGACGGGGGTGGGAAAAACCGTCGCGACCCGCTATCTGCTCGACCATCTGCAGCGGGATGTCGCCGAGTACGACGACGTAGATCTCTCGATCGTCTGGTTGAACTGCAACAATCTCACATCCTCGTACCAGGTTGCGGCCCACCTCGTCAACGAGCTCCGCGGGCCGAACGAACAGATTAGCACGACCGGTTATCCCCAGCAGACGATCTTCGACATGCTGTACGACGAACTGGACTCGCTCGGGGAAACCGTGCTGATCGTACTGGACGAGATCGATCACATTGGCGACGACGACGACCTGCTGTACGAACTTCCACGTGCTCGAGCGAACGGCTACCTCTCGCAGGGAAAACCCGGAATCATCGGCATCAGCAACGACTTTAGCTTCCGCAGCGGATTGTCGCCCAAAGTAAAGGACACGCTCTGTGAGGAGGAGATCCACTTCTCGCCGTACGTCGCAAACGAACTCGAATCGATCCTTCAGCAGCGTGCACAGAACGCGCTCCACGAGGACGTCCTCGCCGATGGTGTCCTACCGCTCTGTGCTGCCCTCGCGGCGCAGGACACCGGAAGCGCCCGACAGGCCCTCGACCTGCTGTACAAGGCGGGCGATCTTGCCCGATCACAGGACGTCGAAGGCGTCGAAGAGAAACACGTCAGGGAAGCACAGCGTGCGCTCGAACGGGGGCGAATCAAACAGGGAATGGTTGATCTTACCCAGCACGGCCATCTGTCGCTGGTCGCCGTGTTGAGTCTCGCCCTTGAAGAGGAGACACCTGCACGTGTCCGCGAGATCTATCCGCGATACCGCTCGGCTGCGGAATACGTGGGGACGAACCCACTCGTCCGTCGGCGGATGCACGACCACCTCTCGGATCTTGCGATGCAGGGGATTCTCTCCCGAAATACTCGCAACGAGGGACGCGCTGGTGGCAAGTACTACGTATACGATCTCGACGTCGCCGTCGACATGGTGCTTGACGTCATCGAAGATCTGGAGACGGTCGATCTTCCGCCCGACGTGTTGCGTCACGCTCCGTGA
- the truD gene encoding tRNA pseudouridine(13) synthase TruD, translating into MRQAHPTEREVGIEWYISEGEGIGGVLRGRDEYFQVREIEHFETQPLSATPDAYPDVVFRATLRGWDTNDFVSRLSNELGISRERISWAGTKDKHAVTTQLFSVRGVDPEQFPEISRADVEFVGRAGRPIEFGDLVGNEFEIVVSEATAPGRAEDVLRELQEFGGEGTEGDTVGVPNWFGQQRFGSQRPVTHEVGLHVAREEWEKAVLSYVGNPFEAESEGTRRARARADEAASGDQDWAAVLEEYPRRLRYERSMLHTLAENGGETAADFREALETVPSNLQRLFVHAAQSYAFNLMLSERLERGLPFDRPVAGDVACFSDQEGPAELVVPDIDRLQRVTADRVETMNRHCARGRAFVTAPLVGTETELADGEQGEIERSVLDDLGLEPGDFDLPGVFDSTGTRRAILLRTELDVTTGSERATFEFALPKGSYATVVLREFLKADPIEMG; encoded by the coding sequence ATGCGGCAGGCACATCCGACCGAACGGGAAGTCGGGATAGAGTGGTACATCAGCGAGGGCGAGGGGATCGGCGGCGTGCTTCGCGGGCGCGACGAGTACTTCCAGGTGCGCGAGATCGAGCATTTCGAGACGCAGCCGCTTTCGGCGACTCCGGACGCCTACCCGGACGTCGTCTTCCGGGCGACACTCCGGGGCTGGGACACCAACGACTTCGTCTCGCGGCTCTCGAACGAACTCGGGATCAGCCGCGAACGAATCTCGTGGGCGGGGACGAAGGACAAACACGCCGTCACGACACAGCTGTTTAGCGTCCGTGGCGTCGATCCAGAGCAGTTCCCCGAGATTTCACGGGCGGACGTGGAGTTCGTCGGGCGCGCGGGGCGGCCAATCGAGTTCGGTGATCTGGTGGGCAACGAGTTCGAGATCGTAGTCAGCGAGGCGACGGCACCCGGACGTGCCGAGGACGTTCTCCGAGAGCTACAGGAGTTCGGCGGCGAGGGGACGGAGGGGGACACGGTCGGCGTTCCAAACTGGTTCGGCCAGCAGCGCTTTGGCAGCCAGCGCCCCGTCACCCACGAGGTCGGCCTGCACGTCGCCCGCGAGGAGTGGGAAAAGGCGGTGCTGTCGTACGTCGGCAACCCGTTCGAGGCCGAATCCGAGGGGACGCGCCGGGCACGGGCACGGGCGGACGAGGCGGCGAGCGGCGACCAGGACTGGGCTGCCGTACTGGAGGAGTATCCGCGGCGGCTCCGATACGAACGCTCGATGCTTCACACCCTCGCGGAGAACGGCGGGGAGACCGCCGCGGACTTCCGGGAAGCCCTTGAGACGGTGCCGAGCAACCTCCAGCGGCTGTTCGTGCACGCCGCCCAGTCGTACGCATTCAATCTGATGCTAAGCGAGCGGCTGGAACGGGGCCTGCCATTTGATCGTCCTGTTGCTGGCGACGTGGCCTGCTTTTCGGATCAAGAGGGGCCAGCCGAACTCGTCGTGCCGGATATCGACCGCCTCCAGCGCGTGACGGCAGACCGCGTTGAAACAATGAACCGGCATTGCGCGCGTGGGCGTGCGTTCGTCACTGCACCGCTGGTCGGCACCGAGACCGAACTTGCTGACGGTGAGCAAGGCGAAATCGAGCGGTCGGTGCTGGACGATCTGGGCCTGGAGCCGGGTGATTTCGATCTACCGGGGGTGTTCGACTCCACGGGGACCCGGCGTGCGATCCTCCTGCGGACCGAACTGGACGTCACGACGGGAAGCGAGAGAGCGACATTCGAGTTCGCGCTGCCGAAAGGGAGCTATGCAACCGTCGTGTTGCGGGAGTTTCTGAAAGCGGACCCAATCGAGATGGGTTGA
- a CDS encoding DNA-directed RNA polymerase subunit P: MSYKCSRCKRDVELDEYGGVRCPYCGHRVLLKERSRDVKEVSVE, translated from the coding sequence ATGTCGTACAAGTGCTCGCGCTGCAAGCGTGACGTCGAACTCGACGAGTACGGGGGCGTCCGCTGTCCCTACTGCGGGCACCGTGTACTTCTCAAAGAACGGAGCCGGGACGTAAAGGAAGTCAGCGTCGAGTAG
- a CDS encoding 50S ribosomal protein L37ae, with product MAEGKRRQTGSSGRFGARYGRVARKRVSEIESDMQNATVDGDDVKRVGTGIWINEETGEKFAGGAYRPDTPAGRSVKRSIRAALSEDE from the coding sequence ATGGCCGAAGGCAAACGACGACAGACCGGGAGTTCGGGCCGCTTCGGTGCTCGCTACGGTCGCGTCGCACGGAAACGCGTCTCCGAGATCGAGAGTGACATGCAGAACGCAACCGTCGACGGTGACGACGTCAAACGCGTCGGAACCGGGATCTGGATCAACGAGGAGACCGGCGAGAAGTTCGCTGGTGGGGCGTACCGACCGGACACCCCCGCCGGACGTAGCGTCAAACGATCGATCCGCGCCGCACTCTCCGAGGACGAGTAA
- a CDS encoding DUF2103 domain-containing protein gives MECRRCASPLDRPGDYCLVCHTGNADTVVLDLDRDRATVTILDEDDVLGETTVTTKPEDGDEEEVVELRNFGGKIADEVRRKRPDEVYATGNRDVLRAARAQLHYDFYRINSDDGPVEAVIERRGERALDVVDLAPEEKLGGSHTTLIGGRDGRQAIQTVAGHPHVKKVIPGPIDAGGVGSQSGLRAKVTRADTNGNVRLLLRDGSSVQENRIVTTARDVDGGELVREDLNDALDEEDLY, from the coding sequence ATGGAGTGTCGGCGCTGTGCGAGTCCGTTAGACCGGCCAGGTGATTACTGTCTGGTCTGTCACACGGGCAACGCCGACACTGTGGTGCTCGATCTCGATCGGGACCGGGCGACCGTGACGATTCTCGACGAGGACGATGTGCTCGGGGAAACGACGGTGACGACAAAGCCCGAAGACGGCGATGAGGAGGAAGTGGTGGAACTGCGAAACTTCGGTGGAAAGATCGCCGACGAGGTGCGACGAAAACGTCCTGATGAGGTGTATGCGACGGGCAACAGGGACGTGTTGCGGGCGGCGCGAGCGCAGTTGCACTACGATTTTTATCGGATCAACAGCGACGACGGTCCCGTAGAGGCCGTGATCGAACGTCGGGGAGAGCGGGCACTCGACGTCGTCGACCTTGCCCCCGAAGAGAAACTGGGTGGATCACACACGACCCTGATCGGGGGTCGCGACGGTCGACAGGCGATCCAGACCGTCGCTGGTCATCCTCACGTCAAGAAGGTGATTCCGGGACCGATTGATGCCGGTGGGGTGGGATCACAGTCGGGCCTCCGTGCGAAGGTAACCCGGGCTGATACGAACGGGAACGTGAGACTGCTCTTGCGGGATGGGTCAAGCGTACAGGAAAACCGAATCGTCACGACGGCGCGGGATGTCGATGGCGGTGAGCTCGTCAGGGAGGACCTCAACGACGCGCTGGACGAGGAAGACCTATACTAA
- the pth2 gene encoding peptidyl-tRNA hydrolase Pth2 — MKQAIVARTDIGMGKGKLAAQVAHASLSAYEDTAGPDRREWKGGGQKKVVLKADGEQTLFELADVAERKGLPTAIIRDAGHTQLDPGTVTALAVGPGDERVVDEVTGDLSLY; from the coding sequence ATGAAACAGGCTATCGTCGCGCGGACGGATATCGGAATGGGAAAGGGAAAACTCGCCGCACAGGTGGCACACGCCTCACTGTCGGCCTACGAAGATACGGCGGGGCCGGACCGCCGAGAGTGGAAAGGCGGCGGACAGAAGAAGGTCGTGCTGAAAGCGGACGGCGAGCAGACGCTATTTGAGTTGGCTGATGTTGCGGAACGGAAGGGACTCCCGACCGCGATTATCCGGGATGCCGGGCACACGCAGCTGGATCCGGGGACCGTGACGGCGCTCGCAGTCGGGCCCGGCGACGAGCGAGTCGTGGATGAAGTGACCGGGGACCTCTCGCTATACTGA